A region from the Candidatus Methylarchaceae archaeon HK02M2 genome encodes:
- a CDS encoding DUF134 domain-containing protein, with translation MPRYGCGWKRRRGRCRGKRWIEQIPETTYFRPNGLINSSDNTTVITFEELEALRLVDLENLTQEEAAIRMGISRKTLWNDLQRARKKVIKALVDGRAIHIEGGDYILR, from the coding sequence ATGCCAAGATATGGATGTGGTTGGAAAAGAAGACGTGGCAGATGTCGAGGTAAAAGATGGATTGAGCAAATTCCAGAAACAACTTACTTCAGACCAAATGGATTGATAAACTCTTCTGATAACACCACCGTGATCACCTTTGAGGAACTTGAAGCACTTCGACTTGTCGATCTTGAGAATTTAACTCAAGAGGAGGCTGCAATAAGAATGGGAATTTCAAGGAAAACACTTTGGAACGATCTGCAACGCGCAAGGAAAAAAGTGATAAAAGCACTTGTTGATGGTCGTGCAATCCATATCGAAGGTGGTGATTATATTCTTAGATAA